From the Acetobacter aceti genome, one window contains:
- the tssC gene encoding type VI secretion system contractile sheath large subunit — translation MSSSSALRETVLSGRFTVQATEVDAFASFLSSSDLSALMGWFGVETLKEISRDPDCIRDRLDQDIALIDRMLSRQMDNILHQPAFQKLEGSWRGLHWLVGGLSPEARVFVRVLSVRWAEICRDFQKSSDFDTSALFHLIYENEFGQAGGEPFGLMVVDHEFRHVPEARRPGAAPAVDDIAALTSLAGVAAAAFCPMVIGVSPVLFGVERFSDLATVVDPVASLKDADKRRWQMLRRQTDARFLCACLPRIPGRLPWGHDPARSDGFFYRERASSVQDRVWTSAGYAFASVVIRAQINYGWPADIRGVPPGKVGGGLVPDLISEIFDTDPQHGWYRSPLDIQLTEEQERMISAEGFMPLVSLSFGPEVCFSAVNSIQQSAETDGTPVAAINRHMSSQINTLLCVSRFAHYVKIIGRSVIGSHATPENIERRLQSWLLEYTNGSVKASEENRARYPLMNSKVTITEKPGYPGHFSCVMHIQPRYQLDQVDLAFNLATELVVPDA, via the coding sequence ATGTCGTCCTCTTCTGCCCTGCGTGAAACGGTCCTTTCCGGCCGTTTCACTGTTCAGGCCACGGAAGTGGACGCGTTCGCATCCTTTCTGTCTTCATCCGATCTCTCTGCCCTGATGGGCTGGTTTGGTGTGGAAACACTGAAAGAGATTTCCAGAGATCCCGACTGTATCAGGGATAGGCTCGATCAGGACATCGCCCTGATTGACCGGATGCTGTCCAGGCAGATGGATAACATCCTGCATCAACCGGCTTTTCAGAAACTCGAAGGTTCCTGGCGCGGTCTGCACTGGCTGGTGGGTGGACTGTCTCCGGAAGCGAGAGTTTTCGTCCGCGTTCTTTCAGTCAGGTGGGCTGAAATCTGCCGGGATTTTCAGAAATCTTCAGATTTTGATACAAGCGCCCTGTTTCATCTGATTTACGAAAACGAGTTTGGTCAGGCGGGCGGAGAGCCGTTCGGACTGATGGTCGTGGACCATGAGTTCCGTCATGTGCCGGAAGCCCGCAGGCCCGGCGCGGCTCCTGCCGTAGATGACATCGCTGCTTTGACCAGCCTTGCCGGTGTCGCGGCGGCGGCGTTCTGTCCGATGGTGATCGGCGTGTCGCCTGTGCTGTTCGGTGTGGAACGCTTCAGTGATCTGGCCACGGTTGTTGATCCGGTAGCCTCACTGAAAGATGCGGACAAACGACGTTGGCAGATGTTGCGTCGCCAGACAGATGCGCGGTTCCTGTGCGCCTGCCTGCCTCGTATTCCCGGGCGGCTGCCATGGGGACATGATCCAGCGCGGAGTGACGGATTTTTTTACCGTGAACGGGCTTCATCGGTTCAGGATCGGGTCTGGACGTCTGCGGGTTACGCATTCGCTTCAGTAGTGATCAGGGCGCAGATCAATTATGGCTGGCCCGCCGATATCCGGGGTGTACCGCCCGGAAAGGTCGGGGGCGGTCTTGTGCCCGATCTGATCAGTGAGATTTTCGATACGGACCCGCAGCATGGCTGGTACCGCTCACCACTGGATATTCAACTGACAGAAGAGCAGGAGCGCATGATCAGCGCGGAAGGCTTCATGCCGCTGGTCAGCCTGTCATTCGGGCCTGAAGTCTGTTTCAGCGCCGTCAACAGTATTCAGCAGAGTGCTGAAACAGACGGGACGCCCGTGGCGGCCATCAACCGCCACATGTCCTCCCAGATCAATACCCTGCTCTGTGTGTCGCGTTTTGCACATTATGTGAAAATCATTGGCCGTTCCGTCATTGGCAGTCATGCGACCCCGGAGAATATCGAGCGTCGGTTGCAGTCATGGCTGCTGGAATACACGAATGGCAGCGTGAAAGCCTCGGAAGAGAATCGCGCGCGTTATCCGCTCATGAACAGTAAGGTCACGATTACGGAAAAACCCGGTTATCCCGGGCATTTTTCCTGTGTTATGCATATCCAGCCGCGCTACCA